The region GTCACCTTGAGCAACTGCATCAATTCGGAAGTGTATCGCATCCTGGTTCTCCCTCAATACAAGAGCCAGTCCCTGACAGATCACATAGAGGCCGGTTGGAACATCTTCAGCGCTCCTCTGGGACACTATCTGCGCATCGTGCACCCTCAGAAGCGGGTGGGAGAAGACTGGTACCTGGGCACTGCCGACTCCGTCCGGCAGAATCTCTACTTACTTAAAAGGGCCCAGGCGTCCAACATCCTGATCCTTTCGGGCGACCACGTGTATAAAATGGACTACTCCCTGTTCAAAGCGTTTCATGAGGAAAAGGGGGCCGACCTCACCATCGCGACGTTTGAAATCGAGCCCCGGCAGGCCAAGGCCTTCGGCATAATCGAGGTAAACGAGTCCGGCCGCATCGTCGGTTTTGAAGAAAAGCCCGAGCAGCCCCGCGTGAACCCCCAGAATCCGGACGTAGTGTACGCTTCCATGGGAGTATATATCTTCAAAGCCGACGTGCTGATTCGTATTCTGGAAGAAAGCACGGAGAAGGATTTCGGTAAGGACATTCTTCCCCGCATGATCCATTCCCACAGTGTGTTCGCGTACCCTTACAAGACAAACAACCGCATTCGGGACTACATCTATACCACCGAGGAAAGCGGCACACGCACTCGCGTGTTGACGGAAAAGACCCGGGATTCCACATACTGGCGGGATGTGGGCGACTTGGACGCCTATTGGAATGCAAACATGGATTTGACCGGCATAGAGCCTTTTTTCAACCTGTACGGTACTCAGTGGCCGATTCTCACCTACCAGGGTACTTCACCGCCGGCTAAAATGGTATATGCGAGCGAAACCTCCGAGAACTATCGTGTAGGCAAGGCGTTGGACAGTCTCGTGTCGCCCGGCTGTATCATCAGCGGCGGACTGATTCGAAGTTCGGTGCTTTCCCGGGACGTGTACGTTCACAGTTGGAGCCAGGTGGAAGAATCGGTTATCATGAGCCGTGTCGAAGTGGGACGACACGTGAAAATCAAGAAAGCGATTGTTGACAAGGAGAATCGAATCCCTCCCGGAACAGTGATCGGATACGATCCCGCGGAAGACCGAAAGCGATTCACCGTAACTCCGAGAGGTATTGTGGTCGTGCGCAAGGGCTACTATTCCTAACAAGAAAGGACGCTGCGGGGATGGATTGGATTCGTCGAACCGGAAGTCCGACGACACGCCGTTTGCCATCCGCGGCCATTGGAACCGTACCATGACTCGAACTGCAACAATTCCCCGGGTGATTGCCGTCTGTGTCAGCAAACACAAGGGAACCATCAAGACCCCGGTAGAGGCTGCGGAGCTTACCGTGGAACATGGAATCAGCGGAGACGCCCATGCCGGCCCATGGCACAGGCAGCTGAGCCTCCTGGCCATGGAAAGTATTCAAAAAATGAAAGATCTGGGGCTGGAGGTCGAACCCGGCAGTTTTGCTGAAAACGTGACCACCGAGGGTCTGGACCTCGTTTCACTGCCCATTGGAACCCGCCTTCGAATAGGGAATGGCGCCGTTGTGGAAATCACTCAGATCGGTAAGGAATGTCATACAAGGTGCGCCATCTACTACCGGGCGGGAGATTGCGTCATGCCCAAGGAAGGCGTATTCGCCCGAATCATCGAGGGCGGACGTATTCAGCCCGGAGATCGGATTCTGGTGTTGAACGACGGGGAACACTGAAGGCGCCTGGTGTTGTGGAGGAGTTGGAATGCAAGTCTTTACGCAGGGCGATTTTGGATGCCATAACGGAAGTGGTGGACTCCGGCCGCTACATATTGGGGCCCGAAGTCGAAGCATTCGAACGGTGCGTGGCGGAATACGTCGGATCGGGCTTCGCAGTGGGCGTATCTTCGGGTACGGACGCTCTGCTGGTCTCGTTCATGGCATTGGACCTGCAGCCCGGAGACCGGGTCATTACTACTCCGTTTTCCTTTTTCGCAACGGCCGGGGCCATTGCCCGATTGGGGGCGGTTCCCGTGTTCGCGGACATCGATCCCCTCTCCTTCAACATGTCCCCTGCGGCCCTCGAAGAATTCGCAGGCGATCCGAAAGTCAAGGCCGTGGTCCCTGTTCACCTGTACGGCCAATGCGCCGACATGGACGCCATACTCGAACTGGCGAATCAGCAACGATGGGCGGTGGTTGAAGACGCCGCCCAGGCATTGGGCGCGGAGTACCCGTCCGTGAACGGAATCAGGAAAGCCGGAAGCATGGGAACCTTCGGCGCGTTCAGTTTTTTCCCCAGCAAGAATCTGGGAGGAATGGGCGATGCGGGTATGGTGGTCACCGATGACGAGCGTTTGAACAGAAGGCTTCGTCTGCTTCGAAATCACGGCGCCGAACCCAAGTACTACCACGAATTCATAGGCGGAAATTTTCGATTGGATCCCATCCAGGCGGCCGTGCTTTCCGTAAAGCTCCCACATCTGGACCGATGGCACCGGGCGCGCCGGACCAACGCGGAACGCTACCATACGCTTTTCTCGGATTCGAAGTTGCCCGCGGAAGGCCGGCTCGTCCCCCCTCCCCCTGTATCGGTCCGGGCGGGGGAGGAAGGCTTGCTGGATCACATCTACAATCAATATGTCGTTCGGGCGCCCGGAGACTTCCGCGATCCGTTGCGAAGCTTCCTTTCGGAGGCCGGTATCGGAACGGAAGTCTACTACCCGGTACCCTTTCACCTTCAGAAATGCTTCAGGCATCTCGGATACGAAGCAGGTCGGTTTCCGGAAACCGAGAAGGCGGCCCGCGAAGTCCTGGCGCTGCCCATCTATCCCGAACTGACTATGGAAATGCAAGAATACGTGGTAGATTGCATTGTCTCGTTTTTCGGGAAAACCTGACGGATGGGGCGAGGCGCAGGATAGGTTCGGATCGAGTCCCCAAAAAGTCCCGCCCGATTCGGAAACGGGGACTTCTTGGGGTCCCTCTTAATGGGCTTTGCGCTTCGAGGCTTTGAGCGGATTGACTTTCGCGACCGGTTTGACTTCGGCTTTGGCCAGGTGTGTGGCCATGTTGCATTTGCCGAATCGCCATTTCGCCTGAGGATCGGGAAAAATGGAACAGAATTTTCGTTCGCTCACTTCCAGAATACGAGCACAGCTTTCGCACGCTTCCACGATGGTGTGGCACGCGCCCCCATTAAAAGTGCACCCTTTCTTGCTCATAAACGAGCAATTGGTTCCGGCTTTTACTGTTTGGCAGTCCATTGGAATCACCCCCAATTCTTTTTCTATTAGGTATTTTAAAAGTCAGTGCTAAAATCCGAAGGAATTTAGTCACGAGGTTCTTCTTTGTCAAGCAAAATCCCATCGGGTTTTTCCACTGAAATGCGGGGCAACCCGTGCTTGCGCATCGCAGGCATGTGCGTCTGCCACCGGTTGCGAGGCGCTGATCATGTTCATTTAAGTTCTTCCCGCCGGCTCCATCAAAGGGCGGGTATGCGCGTTCCTCCTTGACACGACAAAACCGAAATCTCTAAAATGCATATGTTTGTTATACAATCCAATGTCCTGTTATGCGCTGCGACGTCGGCCGGACTCGGGCTCTTCGAGGGCGCACTCCATTTTGTGCCGTCATTAGCGTCGGTCCGCGGGCGTTGAAACATTTCCCGGTTTCGATAAGGAGGTTCCCGATGGCAAGTTATGCGTGGACAGCTCGCGGCCGAGACGGAAAGATACAAAAGGGTCGGCTGGACGCGCTGAATGAGGCGGAAGCCCGAAACCAACTCCGAAGAATGAATCTAGCCCCCCTTTCTCTCAAGGCCAAGAAGAAACGCGCCGCCCGAAAAAGCATGTTCGAGCCGAAGGTCAAAGAGAAAGACGTCGTCATTCTGACGCGCCAATTCTCCACCATGATCG is a window of Deltaproteobacteria bacterium DNA encoding:
- the glgC gene encoding glucose-1-phosphate adenylyltransferase, with the protein product MRNVVAVIMAGGKGERLYPLTLDRSKPAVPFGGIYRIIDVTLSNCINSEVYRILVLPQYKSQSLTDHIEAGWNIFSAPLGHYLRIVHPQKRVGEDWYLGTADSVRQNLYLLKRAQASNILILSGDHVYKMDYSLFKAFHEEKGADLTIATFEIEPRQAKAFGIIEVNESGRIVGFEEKPEQPRVNPQNPDVVYASMGVYIFKADVLIRILEESTEKDFGKDILPRMIHSHSVFAYPYKTNNRIRDYIYTTEESGTRTRVLTEKTRDSTYWRDVGDLDAYWNANMDLTGIEPFFNLYGTQWPILTYQGTSPPAKMVYASETSENYRVGKALDSLVSPGCIISGGLIRSSVLSRDVYVHSWSQVEESVIMSRVEVGRHVKIKKAIVDKENRIPPGTVIGYDPAEDRKRFTVTPRGIVVVRKGYYS
- a CDS encoding MOSC domain-containing protein encodes the protein MTRTATIPRVIAVCVSKHKGTIKTPVEAAELTVEHGISGDAHAGPWHRQLSLLAMESIQKMKDLGLEVEPGSFAENVTTEGLDLVSLPIGTRLRIGNGAVVEITQIGKECHTRCAIYYRAGDCVMPKEGVFARIIEGGRIQPGDRILVLNDGEH
- a CDS encoding DegT/DnrJ/EryC1/StrS family aminotransferase; translation: MKAPGVVEELECKSLRRAILDAITEVVDSGRYILGPEVEAFERCVAEYVGSGFAVGVSSGTDALLVSFMALDLQPGDRVITTPFSFFATAGAIARLGAVPVFADIDPLSFNMSPAALEEFAGDPKVKAVVPVHLYGQCADMDAILELANQQRWAVVEDAAQALGAEYPSVNGIRKAGSMGTFGAFSFFPSKNLGGMGDAGMVVTDDERLNRRLRLLRNHGAEPKYYHEFIGGNFRLDPIQAAVLSVKLPHLDRWHRARRTNAERYHTLFSDSKLPAEGRLVPPPPVSVRAGEEGLLDHIYNQYVVRAPGDFRDPLRSFLSEAGIGTEVYYPVPFHLQKCFRHLGYEAGRFPETEKAAREVLALPIYPELTMEMQEYVVDCIVSFFGKT